TAAAATCTAAACCCACACGTGTCACTTTTCACCTCATCCTGAAATGTATCTGTAAATATTTTTAATCTGTAAAGAAGCCAAGTCGTAGTGTTTGAACTCTAGTTGAATCCCCACCAAGCCGCGCGATGCTGTGACTACGACCTCGCTACTTCTTTAAAGAAGCCCTCTAAACCTGAATTTAAAGGTTACACACTCATACACCATGTAAAACACATGTTCCTAACACATTACAcgctctttgtgtgtgtctgtgtgtgtgtgtgtgcataataaCCTAACTTTCCTTGAAATAAGAAATCAGCATTTTATGTTCCCTTTTTCCTGGAGCTGTATCGTCTGTCTGCGGAGCGCGATCCCCCTGACCCTttaggagaaggagagagggggaacaaCCTCTCGCCAATCAATCGTGCGTGTCTGGGTCTAGGATAGAGAGCCTCTAGCCAGAGAAAGCAGCTGGGCCTGGTGTAGTAGAAACAAGTTAATATAGTGGCATGTAGCTGAATAACCATTAGTTAGGGGCCTCTAGCTGTTTTATAATGAATTCCCCCATGAATGAATGAAGTATCAGAATGAGAGTTTCACTGCAGGCTCTACATGCAGGCAACATatcacccctcccctcctcccactcctgttccctctctgtttccttctcttTTTCTCTGCCTCTCACTTTCTTTTATGAtcgctcgctctcctctctctctccctctctttctcctctctccctctttctccctctctttctcctctctccccctctccctctttctcctctctccctctttctcctctcgctctcctctccctctctttctcctctctccctctttctccctctctttctcctctctccccctctctccctctttctcctctcgctctcctctccctctctttctcctctctccctctttctcctctcgctctcctctccctctctttctcctctctccctctttctcctctctttctcctctctccccctctccctctttctcctctctccctctctctcgctgtctttcactcgctctctctctctccctctctttctcctctctccctctttctccctttctttctccccctctccctctttctcctctctccctctctttctcctctctccctctctttctcctctctcttgctgtctttcACTCGCTCTCTTGCTGTctttcactcgctctctctccctctttctcctctctccctctctttctcctctctccctctctttctcctctctcttgctgtctttcACTCGCTCTCTTGCTGTctttcactcgctctctctccctctttctcctctctccctctctttctcctctctccctctctttctcctctctcttgctgtctttcACTCGCTCTCTTGCTGTctttcactcgctctctctccctctttctcctctctccctctctttctcctctctccctctctttctcctctctcttgctgtctttcACTCGCTCTCTTGCTGTctttcactcgctctctctccctctttctcctctctccctctctttctcctctctccctctctttctcctctctcttgctgtctttcACTCGCTCTCTTGCTGTctttcactcgctctctctccctctttctcctctctccctctctttctcctctctccctctctttctccgctCTCTTGCTGTCTTTCActcgctctcccctctttctttcttgaTCTCTCGCGCTCCTCtcttttttttttgctaatttattaaacaaaaacactgatcacatttacataagtattcagaccctttactcagtactttgttgaagcacttttggcagcaattacatccTCAAGTCTtatttggtatgacgctacaagcttggcacacctgtatttggggagtttatccaattctctctgcagatcctctcaagctctgtcaggttgtatggggagcgtcgctgcacagctacattcaggtctctccagagatgttcgatcgggttcaagtccgggctcttgctgggtcactcaagaacattcaaaaacttgtcccgaagctacttctgtgttgtcttggctgtgtgcttagggtcgttgtcctgttggaaggtgaaccttcgccccaatctgaggtcctgagcgctctggagcaggtttttatgaaggatctctctgtactttgctcctgtcatctttccctcaatcctgactagtctcccagtccctgccgctgaaaaacatccccaaagcatgatgctgccaccaccatgctttaccgtagggatggtgccaggtttcttccagacgtggtgcttggctttcaggccaaagagttcaatcttggtttcatcagaccagagaatcttgtttctcatggtctgagagtctttagatgccttttggcaaattccaagcgggctgtcatgtgccttttactgaggagtggctttagTCTGgtcactctacaataaaggcctgattggtggagtgctgtagagatagttgtccttctggaaggttctcccatctccacagaggagctctgtcagattgaccattgggttcttggtcacctccctgaccaaggcccttctcccccgattgctcagtttgacccgggcggccagctctaggaagagtgttggtggttccaaacttcttccatttaagaatgatggaggccgctgtgttcttggtaccttcaatgctgcagaaatgttttggtacccttccccagatctgtgcctcgacacaatcctgtctcggagctctacagacaattccttcaacctcatggattggtttttgctctgacatgcactgtcaactgtgggtcctccttatatagacaggtacgtgcctttccaaatcatgtccaatcaattgaattgatcacaggtggattccaatcaagttgtagaaacatctcaaggatgatcaatggaaacaggatgcacctgagctcaatttcgagtctcatagcaaagggtgaatacttatgtaaataatgtatttttttacattaattttattacatttgcaaaatcaaaaaacttgttttcgctttgtgattatgaggtattgtgtgtagattgaggatttttttttacatccattttagaataaggctgtaacaaaatgtggaaaaagtcaaggggtctgaatactttccgaaaggtgtgtgtgtgtgtgtgtgtgtgtgtgtgtgtgtgtgtgtgtgtgtgtgtgtgtgtgtgtgtgtgtgtgtgtgtgtgtgtgtatatgacaATCATTTTAAGTAATATGTGTAACACTGTTCAAATaaaaatgaatatatatatatacacttttaTCAGTGTTACACGTATTACTTAAAATGAATGTGATGATACCAGGCTAGGGTTTGGGACCATCTTTATTTGACCTTTTAACTTCATGTCTTGTTCATTTGTTTCCAAATGACCCCTATAATATGAGGGTAACAAACATGCTGCTGACCAAACTCATCTGCAATTATGTCCTGATTTAATATCCTGACTCTGTTGTTCCTGTTAACATACAATAACATGTAACTAACATCCAGATTAATATCCTGACTCTGTTGTTCCTGTTAACATACAATAACATGTAACTAACCAGATTAATATCCTGACTCTGTTCCTGTTAACATACAATAACATGTAACTAACATCCAGATTAATATCCTGACTCTGTTGTTCCTGTTAACATACAATAACATGTAACTAACCAGATTAATATCCTGACTCTGTTGTTCCTGTTAACATACAATAacatgtaactaacctgattaatATCCTGACTCTGTTGTTCCTGTTAACATACAATAacatgtaactaacctgattaatATCCTGACTCTGTTGTTCCTGTTAACATACAATAacatgtaactaacctgattaatATCCTGACTCTGTTGTTCCTGTTAACATACAATAacatgtaactaacctgattaatATCCTGACTCTGATGTTCCTCTTAACATACAATAacatgtaactaacctgattaatATCCTGACTGATGTTCCTGTTAACATACAATAacatgtaactaacctgattaatATCCTGACTCTGTTGTTCCTGTTAACATACAATAacatgtaactaacctgattaatATCCTGACTCTGATGTTCCTGTTAACATACAATAacatgtaactaacctgattaatATCCTGACTCTGATGTTCCTGTTAACATACAATAacatgtaactaacctgattaatATCCTGACTCTGTTGTTCCTGTTAACATACAATAacatgtaactaacctgattaatATCCTGACTCTGTTGTTCCTGTTAACATACAATAACATGTAACTAACATCCAGATTAATATCCTGACTCTGTTGTTCCTGTTAACATACAATAacatgtaactaacctgattaatATCCTGACTCTGTTGTTCCTGTTAACATACAATAACATGTAACTAACATCCTGATTAATATCCTGACTCTGTTGTTCCTGTTAACATACAATAacatgtaactaacctgattaatATCCTGACTCTGTTGTTCCTGTAAACATACAATAacatgtaactaacctgattaatATCCTGACTCTGTTGTTCCTGTTAACATACAATAacatgtaactaacctgattaatATCCTGACTCTGATGTTCCTGTTAACATACAATAACATGTAACTAACATCCAGATTAATATCCTGACTCTGATGTTCCTGTTAACATACAATAacatgtaactaacctgattaatATCCTGACTCTGTTGTTCCTGTTAACATACAATAacatgtaactaacctgattaatATCCTGACTCTGTTGTTCCTGTTAACATACAATAacatgtaactaacctgattaatATCCTGACTCTGTTGTTCCTGTTAACATACAATAacatgtaactaacctgattaatATCCTGACTCTGTTGTTCCTGTTAACATACAATAacatgtaactaacctgattaatATCCTGACTCTGTTGTTCCTGTTAACATACAATAacatgtaactaacctgattaatATCCTGACTCTGTTGTTCCTGTTAACATACAATAacatgtaactaacctgattaatATCCTGACTCTGTTGTTCCTGTTAACATACAATAACATGTAACTAACATCCAGATTAATATCCTGACTCTGTTGTTCCTGTAAACATACAATAACATGTAACTAACATCCAGATTAATATCCTGACTCTGTTGTTCCTGTTAACATACAATAacatgtaactaacctgattaatATCCTGACTCTGTTGTTCCTGTTAACATACAATAACATGTAACTAACATCCAGATTAATATCCTGACTCTGTTGTTCCTGTTAACATACAATAacatgtaactaacctgattaatATCCTGACTCTGTTGTTCCTGTTAACATACAATAACATGTAACTAACATCCTGATTAATATCCTGACTCTGTTGTTCCTGTTAACATACAATAacatgtaactaacctgattaatATCCTGACTCTGTTGTTCCTGTTAACATACAATAACATGTAACTAACATCCTGATTAATATCCTGACTCTGTTGTTCCTGTTAACATACAATAACATTTAACTAACCTGATTAATATCCTGACTCTGATGTTCCTGTTAACATACAATAACATGTAACTAACATCCAGATTAATATCCTGACTCTGTTGTTCCTGTTAACATACAATAacatgtaactaacctgattaatATCCTGACTCTGATGTTCCTGTTAACATACAATAACATGTAACTAACATCCAGATTAATATCCTGACTCTGATGTTCCTGTTAACATACAATAacatgtaactaacctgattaatATCCTGACTCTGTTGTTCCTGTTAACATACAATAacatgtaactaacctgattaatATCCTGACTCTGTTGTTCCTGTTAACATACAATAacatgtaactaacctgattaatATCCTGACTCTGTTGTTCCTGTTAACATACAATAacatgtaactaacctgattaatATCCTGACTCTGTTGTTCCTGTTAACATACAATAacatgtaactaacctgattaatATCCTGACTCTGTTGTTCCTGTTAACATACAATAacatgtaactaacctgattaatATCCTGACTCTGTTGTTCCTGTTAACATACAATAacatgtaactaacctgattaatATCCTGACTCTGTTGTTCCTGTTAACATACAATAACATGTAACTAACATCCAGATTAATATCCTGACTCTGTTGTTCCTGTAAACATACAATAACATGTAACTAACATCCAGATTAATATCCTGACTCTGTTGTTCCTGTTAACATACAATAacatgtaactaacctgattaatATCCTGACTCTGTTGTTCCTGTTAACATACAATAACATGTAACTAACATCCAGATTAATATCCTGACTCTGTTGTTCCTGTTAACATACAATAacatgtaactaacctgattaatATCCTGACTCTGTTGTTCCTGTTAACATACAATAACATGTAACTAACATCCTGATTAATATCCTGACTCTGTTGTTCCTGTTAACATACAATAacatgtaactaacctgattaatATCCTGACTCTGTTGTTCCTGTTAACATACAATAacatgtaactaacctgattaatATCCTGACTCTGTTGTTCCTGTTAACATACAATAACATTTAACTAACCTGATTAATATCCTGACTCTGATGTTCCTGTTAACATACAATAACATGTAACTAACATCCAGATTAATATCCTGACTCTGTTGTTCCTGTTAACATACAATAacatgtaactaacctgattaatATCCTGACTCTGTTGTTCCTGTTAACATACAATAacatgtaactaacctgattaatATCCTGACTCTGTTGTTCCTGTTAACATACAATAACATGTAACTAACAACTCGTTGATTTCTCCTCAGTGTTTCAGCCTTCAGATTGTAGTTCTATTTCAGTACCATGCTATCTAGCATAACAGCCGTGTACCTGTCTTATACCAGGTTTACAAACACACTGTGTTCTCCTCATCACCCAGGTTTCAGCCGTCAGATTGTGGCGCTTTTCAAGGACCACGCTATCCAGCATAACAGCCGTGTACCTGTCTTATACCAGGTTTACAAACACACTGTGTTCTCCTCATCACCCAGGTTTCAGCCGTCAGATTGTGGCGCTTTTCAAGGACCACGCTATCCAGTTCAGCAGTTTTGACATCCTGTCAGACGAGGAAGTGAGAGGGGGGCTGAAGACCTTCTCCAACTGGCCCACCTACCCTCAGGTTTACATTAACGGAGAACTCGTAGGGGGACTGGACATTGTCAAGGTGAGTAATGTTAAACACACATTTAGCCctacacatttttattttccaGAGAAGTGAGGCGagccaaaaacaaaacaaacgtggacaacaataaaataaaaaattgaacCCTTGTAAAAATACTAAATAACCTTGGTATAACACCTAGAGACCTCACCAAGAGATTTGAGCCTTTTGGTGTAATGGTTTTAGAATGACCGTGACCAGGGTTTTGAGCCCTGGTCAGGATACCCTCCTAATGAACTTCTGTCATTCTTCATAATGGATGTTCTATGTATAGAATTCTATTAAAGTAATCAGACCCCCATCTTTACTGTATTGATCTGCTTCAGCTTCTATTCAGCTTGAATTCTACATTTAACACAATCTAGCATGTAAATATATTTAGATAGCTGACGCAAAAgcacaaatcaaatcacattgtcTTCAGGAAGTGTACTTCTTGAGTCATATTTTTCTTACCCTTTAGATGTGTTCACTGCAGGCTGACTAGCAGCTATGAAGTTGCAGTGTCCCATTTAAATACATGATCAACCTGATGTATCTACCAAACAAGTTCTACAGCAACATAATCCAAAAAGGGAAGCTACTAAAATGTTTTCCTATTACTGTTCGCGACTCACAAAATATTATTTTAATTCCCAGGATTTGATTCACCGCGATCAAACCGAATCCCAACTACTGCAAATGGCGAAGCGAATCATTTGATTCACCGCGATCGAACAGAATCCCAACTACTGCAATGGCGAAGCGAATCATTcgatttgtaaaaataaaaaaaataaaaaaataaattggGGGGACTGAGTACAGTGGGCTCTGTGAACGGCGTAACATCAATCACTTTACACTCCCTAAAAGCGCTGGTTTTCCCGatttttatataaataaataaaataaataatttcttttttgtgtatatatatatatatatatatatatatatatatatatatttttttcatatgCACTATTACAAGTGCAGCTGTGAGGTTTACAGACACAGGAAATCGGCCATTTGCATGGGGAGCGACACGTGACGTTTTCTGGCCTATCCAGACAAAGAAAGGATTTCCTGTGTCTGTGAACCTCGTCGCTGTGCTTGCAGTGGCGCATATGAAACGGGAGATTCCAGCGGACGCAACAATAACAGTTTCATCTCACTGTGATGGTCTCAGGTGGATTTAAAGTGCTCCACAGGAAAAATTACAAAACTATTTCGTAGAATTGACAAGACCACTTTCTTGTGGTCACAGACGGACAAAACCACTTGTAGCGAGTTGAAGTTGTAACGAGTCTATAGACattaggccagcatcccggagtcgcctcttcactgttgacgttgagactggcgttctgcctagaaggccagcatcccggagtcgcctcttcactgttgacgttgagactggtgttctgcctagaaggccagcatcccggagtcgcctcttcactgttgacgttgagactggcgttctgccttgaaggccagcatcccggagtcgcctcttcactgttgacgttgagactggcgttctgcctagaaggccagcatcccggagtcacctcttcactgttgacgttgagactggcgttctgcctagaaggccagcatcccggagtcgcctcttcactgttgacgttgagactggcgttctgcctagaaggccagcatcccggagtcgcctcttcactgttgacgttgagactggtgttctgcctagaaggccagcatcccggagtcgcctcttcactgttgacgttgagactggcgttctgccttgaaggccagcatcccggagtcgcctcttcactgttgacgttgagactggcgttctgcctagaaggccagcatcccggagtcgcctcttcactgttgacgttgagactggcgttctgcctagaaggccagcatcccggagtcgcctcttcactgttgacgttgagactggcgttctgcctagaaggccagcatcccggagtcgcctcttcactgttgacgttgagactggtgttctgcctagaaggccagcatcccggagtcgcctcttcactgttgacgttgagactggcgttctgcctagaaggccagcatcccggagtcgcctcttcactgttgatgttgagactggtgttttgcgggtactatttaatgaagctgctagttgaggacttgtgaggcgtcaaactagacactctgatgtacttgtcctcttgctcagttgtgccccggggcctcccactcctctttctattctggttagggccagtttgtgctgtcctgtgaagggagtagtacacagcgttgtacgagatcttcagtttcttggcaatttctcgcattgaatagcttgatgagtttcagaagaaagaatttgtttctggtcattttgagcctgtaatcgaaccgacaaatgctgatgctccagatactcaactagtctaaagaaggccagttctattgcttctttaatcaggacaacagttttcagctgtgctaacataattgcaaaagggttttttaATGATCGATTatccttttaaaataataaacttggattaactaacacaacgtgccattggaacacaggagtgatggttgctgataatgggcctctgtacacctatgtagatattcaataaaaaaatctgccgtttccagctacaatagtcatttacaacattaacaatgtctacactgtatttctgatcaatttgatgttattttaaatggacaaaaaaatagcttttctttcaaaaccaaGGACATGtttaagtgaccacaaacttttgaacggtagtgtatgtgtgttagtgtaATTCagactgtaggtgtgtgtgttttagtgtaattcagactaggtgtgtgtgttagtgtgatacaaactgtaggtgtgtgtgtgttagtgtgattcagactgtaggtgtgtgtgttagtgtgtaggtACAGTAGAACAAAGGGCCTCTGCAGTGACCCATCTCAGTGTTGATACCTGTTGTAGGAACTAGCTGAATCTGGAGAGCTACAGAATACCTGTCCCAAGGCTGTCACACTGGAACACAGGTAAAATAcacctttatatacacacacacactttagcacaggtaaaacacacctttatatacacacacacactggagcacaggtaaaacacacctttatatacacacacacactggagcacaggtaaaacacacctttatatacacacgcacactggagcacaggtaaaacacacctttatatacacacacacactgtagcacaggtaaaacacacctttatatacacacacacactggagcacaggtaaaacacacctttatatacacacacacactggagcacaggtaaaacacacctttatatacacacacacacactgtagcacaggtaaaacacacctttatacacacgcacacgctcACACGCGCGTTGAAGATGGCTCGTTGTATTGTGTGACTTATGGACTGTCCTTATAACCTCCAGGTTGAAGTCGACCATCAACAGGAGTCCAGTCATGCTGTTCATGAAGGGCAATAAAGAGGTACGTAGGTGTCACTATATTATAACAGGGCAATAAAGAGGTACGTAGGTGTCACTATATTATAACAGGGCAATAAAGAGGTACGTAGGTGTCACTATATTATAACAGGGCAATAAAGAGGTACGTAGGTGTCACTATATTATAACAGGGCAGTAAAGAGGTACGTAGGTGTCACTATATTATAACAGGGCAATAAAGAGGTACGTAGGTGTCACTATATTATAACAGGGCAGTAAAGAGGTACGTAGTGTTCACTATATCATAACAGGGCAGTAAAGAGGTACGTAGGTGTCACTATATTATAACAGGGCAATAAAGAGGTACGTAGGTGTCACTATATCATAACAGGGCAATAAAGAGGTACGTAGGTGTCACTATATTATAACAGGGCAATAAAGAGGTACGTAGGTGTCACTATATCATAACAGGGCAATAAAGAGGTACGTAGGTGTCACTATATCATAACAGGGCAATAAAGAGGTACGTAGGTGTCACTATATCATAACAGGGCAATAAAGAGGTACGTAGGTGTCACTATATCATAACAGGGCAATAAAGAGGTACGTAGGTGTCACTATATTATAACAGGGCAGTAAAGAGGTACGTAGTGTTCACTATATTATAACAGGGCAATAAAGAGGTACGTAGGTGTCACTATATCATAACAGGGCAATAAAGAGGTACGTAGTGTTCACTATATCATAACAGGGCAGCAAAGAGGTACGTAGGTGTCACTTTATCATAACAGGGCAATAAAGAGGTACGTAGTGTTCACTATATCATAACAGGGCAATAAAGAGGTACGTAGTGTTCACTATATCATAACAGGGCAATAAAGAGGTACCTAGGTGTCACTATATCATAACAGGGCAATAAAGAGGTACGTAGGTGTCACTATATCATAACAGGGCAATAAAGAGGTACGTAGTGGTCACTATATCATAACAGGGCAATAAAGAAGTACGTAGGTGTCACTATATCATAACAGGGCAATAAAGAGGTACGTAGTGGTCACTATATCATAACAGGGCAATAAAGAGGTACGTAGTGTTCACTATATCATAACAGGGCAATAAAGAGGTACGTAGTGTTCACTATATTATAACAGGGCATCAAAGAGGTACGTAGGTGTCACTATATCATAACAGGGCAATAAAGAGGTACGTAGGTGTCACTATATTATAACAGGGCAATAAAGAGGTACGTAGGTGTCACTATATTATAACAGGGCAATAAAGAGGTACGTAGGTGTCACTATATCATAACAGGGCAATAAAGAGGTACGTAGGTGTCACTATATTATAACAGGGCAATAAAGAGGTACGTAGGTGTCACTATATCATAACAGGGCAATAAAGAGGTACGTAGGTGTCACTATATTATAACAGGGCAGTAAAGAGGTACGTAGGTGTCACTATATCATAACAGGGCAGTAAAGAGGTACGTAGGTGTCACTATATCATAACAGGGCAATAAAGAGGTACGTAGGTGTCACTATATTATAACAGGGCAATAAAGAGGTACGTAGGTATCACTATATCATAACAGGGCAATAAAGAGGTACGTAGGTGTCACTATATCATAACAGGGCAATAAAGAGGTACGTAGGTGTCACTATATTATAACAGGGCAATAAAGAGGTACGTAGGTGTCACTATATCATAACAGGGCAATAAAGAGGTACGTAGGTGTCACTATATCATAACAGGGCAATAAAGAGGTACGTAGGTGTCACTATATTATAACAGGGCAGTAAAGAGGTACGTAGTGTTCACTATATTATAACAGGGCAATAAAGAGGTACGTAGGTGTCACTTTATCATAACAGGGCAATAAAGAGGTACGTAGTGTTCACTATATCATAACAGGGCAATAAAGAGGTACGTAGTGTTCACTATATCATAACAGGGCAATAAGAGGTACGTAGTGGTCACTATATCATAACAGGGCAATAAAGAGGTACGTAGGTGTCACTATATCATAACAGGGCAATAAAGAGGTACATAGTGGTCACTATATATCACTATATcacaaccaaaaggttgctggatcgaatccctgagctgacaaggtaaaagtctgtcattctgcccctgaacaaggcagttaacccactaggacgtcattgaaaataagaatttgttcttaactgacttgtctagttaaataaagattctttttttttaaatggaaaaggAAAGGAGACTAGGACTTGAATATAATTGCAgctaattgtaaataaatactatGCATAAACATAGATGGACAATAAACTGAGGCTTGTGTTTGTTCTATATAATACTATTCTAATATAACTCCAGTACATTACTTCAAGAGGTTGGCCTAAATAATACTATATAATACTATTCTAATATAACTCCAGTACATTACTTCAAGAGGTTggcctatataatactatataatACTATTCTAATATAACTCCATTACATGAAGAGGTTggcctatataatactatataatACTATTCTAATATAACTCCAGTACAttactatataatactatataatACTATTCTAATATAACTCCAGTACAATACTATATAATACTATTCTAATATAACTCCAGTACAttactatataatactatataatACTACTCTAATATAACTCCAGTACAttactatataatactatataatACTATTCTAATATAACTCCAGTACATTACTATATAATACTACTCTAATATAACTCCAGTACATTACTATATAATTCTATATAATACTACTCTAATATAACTCCAGTACATTACTATATACTACTATATAATACTATTCTAATATAACTCCAGTACAttactatataatactatataatACTATTCTAATATAGCTCCAGTACAttactatataatactatataatACTATTCTAATATAGCTCCAGTACAttactatataatactatataatACTATTCTAATATAACTCCAGTACATTACTATATAATACT
This genomic stretch from Salvelinus namaycush isolate Seneca chromosome 4, SaNama_1.0, whole genome shotgun sequence harbors:
- the glrx3 gene encoding glutaredoxin 3 isoform X2, which translates into the protein MLFMKGSPQEPRCGFSRQIVALFKDHAIQFSSFDILSDEEVRGGLKTFSNWPTYPQVYINGELVGGLDIVKELAESGELQNTCPKAVTLEHRLKSTINRSPVMLFMKGNKEQAKCGFSLQILEIMNSAGVEYSTFDILENEEVRQGLKTYSNWPTYPQLYVKGELIGGLDIVKELKESGDLSSVLRGEC